The genomic stretch GCAAACTGGCCTTGAAGTGCGCCGGGAGGTCGTCCAGGCCTTCGTCGTTATGCTCATAACCGGTTGCGCCTTGTGGGATCAACCGGTTGAAAAACCGTTCGAAGTCGCGACGTACCGCCGGATCGGCGTTCTCGTTGATGGTCAACGACGCCGAGGTATGCTGCAGCCACAAGTGCAACAGACCGACCCGGCATGCCTTGAGTTCAGGCAGGCCGGCGAGTAACTCGTCCGTTACCAGATGAAAGCCCCGGGGCTTGGCCCGCAGGGTAATCAGAGTCTGTTGCCACATACAGTTCTCCGCACGTTCGGGGCGCATTCTAGCGCGCTCTGGGAAAAAACAAAGACCCTAATATTCGCGCCATGCTGTAAGCCATCGCCCCTGGAAAAACCGCTGCGGAAAACCCCGGCAAAGCTGTCAGAAAAATCCTTTCAGCCTAGGCCTGAGTGACAAATCCAGAACAAAAAAATGCCCGGCAAGCCGGGCAAGTTTTTTTCCGCGCATGCTTACAGGTTGTAGCCGCGCTCGTTGTGTTGTGCCAGGTCCAGGCCGACTGCCTCTTCCTCTTCGGTCACGCGCAGACCCATGACGGCGTCCAATACCTTGAGGATGACGTAGGTGACGATCGCGGTGTAGATCACCGTGAAACCCACGCCTTTGCACTGAATCCAGACTTGTGCAGCGATGTCGGTCACGGTGCCGAAGCCACCCAGCGACGGTGCAGCAAATACGCCGGTGAGGATCGCACCGAGAATACCGCCAATACCGTGCACGCCGAAGGCGTCGAGGGAATCGTCGTAGCCCATTTTGCGTTTCAGGGTCGTAGCGCAGAAGAAGCACACCACGCCGGCCGACAAGCCGATCACCAGGGCGCCCATCGGGCCCACGGTGCCAGCGGCTGGAGTAATGGCCACCAGGCCGGCAACCACACCCGAGGCGATGCCCAGGGCGCTAGGTTTGCCGTGGGTCAGCCACTCGGCCAGCATCCAGCCCAGGGCAGCGGCAGCGGTTGCGATCTGGGTTACCAGCATCGCCATGCCGGCAGTACCGTTGGCCGCCGCGGCGGAACCGGCGTTGAAGCCGAACCAGCCAATCCACAGCATGGCCGCGCCCATCAAGGTGTAACCGAGGTTGTGCGGAGCCATTGGGGTGGTCGGGAAACCCTTGCGCTTGCCCAGCACCAGGCAGGCCACCAGACCGGCGATACCGGCGTTGATGTGCACCACGGTGCCGCCTGCGAAGTCCAGGACGCCCCAGTCCCACATCAGGCCACCGGGGCCGGACCAGACCATGTGCGCGATCGGTGCGTACACCAGGGTGAACCACACACCCATGAAGATCAGCATTGCGGAGAACTTCATCCGCTCGGCGAAGGCACCGACGATCAGCGCCGGGGTGATGATGGCGAAAGTCATCTGGAAGGTGATGAACACCGCTTCAGGGAACAGTGCCGCCGGCCCTGTCAGGCTCGCCGGGGTGACACCGGCGAGGAACGCCTTGCCCATGCCGCCGAAGAACGAGTTGAAGTTGACGACGCCCTGCTCCATGCCCGCGGTGTCGAACGCAATGCTGTAGCCATAAATGACCCACAGGATGCTGATCAGACCGGTAATGGCGAAGCACTGCATCATCACGGAAAGAATGTTTTTGGAGCGCACCATGCCGCCGTAGAACAGCGCAAGGCCGGGAATGGTCATGAACAGCACCAAGGCTGTCGCGGTCAGCATCCAGGCGGTATCGCCGGAGTTGAGGACTGGAGCCGCCACTTCGTCTGCCGCCATGGCCAGGCTGGGCATTACGAGGGACAACAGGGCTCCTAGCCCTGCGAATTTACGCAGAGTCATATTGTTTTCTCCTGGGGCGTTGGGGTTGTGGCGGCTTAGATCGCGTCGGTATCGGTTTCGCCGGTACGGATGCGAATAGCCTGTTCCAGATTGACCACGAAAATCTTGCCGTCACCAATCTTGCCGGTGTTGGCCGCCTTGGTTATCGCCTCGATAACCCGGTCCAGATCCTTGTCGTCAATGGCGACATCGATCTTCACCTTGGGCAGGAAATCGACCACGTACTCCGCGCCGCGATACAGCTCGGTGTGACCCTTCTGCCGACCGAAGCCTTTGACCTCAGTGACGGTAATGCCCTGCACGCCGATCTCGGACAGTGCCTCGCGGACGTCATCCAGTTTGAACGGCTTGATGATGGCAGTGACTAGCTTCATGAAAACTCTCTCCCGAATTGGTGGACTTGCCCCAGGAAAACAAACCCGACTCAAGTCTAAGCGCAGTGCCTGGCTTTGTAACGCATCGTCGGCCGTACCTGCCCGACTGACGCCAGTTAACCGCTGCCGACGAAACTCCCCGTTTCGCCTGCCGCACTGCATTCGTCACAGCGACTGCATCAGTGCATGGGTTACTCAAGCCTTAGCAGAAAGCTTGCCATCTCCAGAAAAACCACTGATTTCAATCTCTTGCCTTTAAACCCAGGCCATTGCAGAAATGCGCGCCCAGAGATACGCACAATAACGGTGCGCCGACAGACGGACCGATGCGCGAAAAGCGTGCGCCGCACCGGGATAAATGAGCCTGAACACTGCGTGATACACTGCCCGCCATCAGTTTAAGGACTCCCTACATGCTCGCGCCCAAAGACCTCCTCGACGCCCTGAGCGGCCACGCCTCCCGCCTGTTCAGCGGCGACACCCCGCTGCCCAAAAGCGAAATCGAAAGCCAGTTCAAGGCCCTGCTGCAAAGCGGCTTCAGCAAGCTGGACCTGGTCAGCCGGGAAGAATTCGACAGCCAGATGATCGTCCTGGCCCGCACCCGGGCACGCCTGGAAAGCCTTGAAGCGAAAGTCGCGGAGCTGGAAGCCAGGCTCAATCCGCCTGCCGAGTAATTCCCTGCCCCTTGTGGGCACTGGCTGATCACACTGTGGGAGCCTGCTCGAGATGGACATCAACGATAACGCGTCAAGCCTGACTCAACGCGTCGCCCTCGAGTTCTTCGCGAGCAAGCTCGCTCCTACACGAACGCCGCGCAGGCCACCGGCAACATCCTGCGAACGTTTGGCGCGTCTCGCGCGGTGCTAAAACACCCCCTCGCAACTACCCTTGAACAACCGCAGGAAGCGGCTCTTTTTCGTTCAAGGAATGCTCATGTCCCTGTCCATCGTCCACAGCCGCGCCCAGATTGGCGTGGAGGCACCGGCTGTCACTGTCGAAGTCCACCTGGCCAATGGCTTGCCATCACTGACGATGGTCGGCTTGCCCGAAGCGGCGGTGAAAGAGAGCAAGGACCGGGTGCGCAGCGCGATCATCAATTCGGGCCTGCAGTTTCCAGCGCGGCGCATCACCTTGAATCTCGCTCCCGCCGACTTGCCCAAGGACGGTGGGCGCTTTGACCTGGCGATTGCCCTGGGGATTCTTTCGGCCAGCGTGCAGGTGCCAACCCTGACCCTGGATGACGTGGAGTGCCTGGGGGAACTGGCGCTTTCCGGTGAGGTGCGGGCGGTTCGCGGCGTGTTACCGGCCGCCTTGGCGGCGCGCCAGGCCGGGCGGGCGCTGGTGGTGCCCTGGGCGAATGCCGAGGAAGCTTGCCTGGCCTCCGGGCTCAAGGTGCTCGCGGTGCATCATTTGCTGGAAGCGGTCGCTCACTTCAACGGCCATACCCCCATCGAGCCTTACCGCTCCAACGGTTTGCTCCATGCCAGCAAGCCCTACCCCGACTTGAGCGAAGTACAAGGCCAGGCCGCCGCCAAGCGGGCCCTGCTGATAGCCGCGGCGGGCGCCCATAACCTACTGTTCAGCGGGCCACCCGGGACCGGGAAAACCCTGCTGGCCAGTCGCTTGCCCGGATTACTGCCACCGCTGACGGAAAGTGAGGCCCTGGAGGTGGCGGCGATCCAGTCGGTCGCCAGCGGTGTGCCGTTGAGTCATTGGCCGCAACGTCCTTTCCGCCAGCCCCATCACTCGGCGTCCGGCCCGGCGCTGGTAGGCGGCAGTTCAAAACCCCAGCCCGGGGAAATCACCCTCGCCCACCACGGCGTGCTGTTTCTCGACGAGCTGCCGGAGTTCGATCGCAAGGTGCTGGAGGTATTACGAGAGCCGCTGGAATCTGGCTATATCGTGATTTCCCGCGCCCGGGACCGAGTGCGTTTCCCGGCGCGTTTCCAACTGGTGGCGGCCATGAATCCCTGCCCCTGTGGCTACCTGGGCGAGCCCAGCGGTCGCTGCTCCTGCACCACGGAGATGGTCCAGCGTTACCGGCACAAGCTCTCCGGCCCGTTGCTCGACCGCATCGACCTGCACCTGACCGTCGCCCGCGAGACCACTGCACTCAATCCCGCCACCCAGCCGGGCGACAACTCCGCCCGTGCTGCCGAGCGCGTTGCCATGGCTCGCGAGGTTCAGCAGCAGCGCCAGGGCTGCGCCAACGCCTTCCTCGACCTGCCGGGGCTGCGCCGGCATTGCCAGTTGTCCACAGTGGACGAGCGCTGGCTGGAAAGCGCCTGCGAACGCCTGACCCTGTCGCTCAGGGCGGCCCATCGACTACTCAAGGTCTCCCGGACCCTGGCCGATCTCGAACAGGCGCAGGGCATCAGCCGCGAACACCTGGCTGAAGCACTGCACTATCGGCCGGCCAATCAATAACCCCGCTGCCGACTCAGTCCAGACGCTCGACGTCCGGCAGCTCCATGGCCTGTGCCTCGCCTTGCAGGAAGTCGCTGAGCCGCCGCAAACGCTCACCACCCGGACGGGTTTTCGGCCAGACCAGGTAGTAATTCAGGCCACTGGCAACGGCGGTCGGCCAGGGCAGGCTC from Pseudomonas sp. S04 encodes the following:
- a CDS encoding secondary thiamine-phosphate synthase enzyme YjbQ; this encodes MWQQTLITLRAKPRGFHLVTDELLAGLPELKACRVGLLHLWLQHTSASLTINENADPAVRRDFERFFNRLIPQGATGYEHNDEGLDDLPAHFKASLLGCQLSLPITAGRLALGSWQGVYLGEHRDHGGARKVLATVHGEGA
- the glnK gene encoding P-II family nitrogen regulator codes for the protein MKLVTAIIKPFKLDDVREALSEIGVQGITVTEVKGFGRQKGHTELYRGAEYVVDFLPKVKIDVAIDDKDLDRVIEAITKAANTGKIGDGKIFVVNLEQAIRIRTGETDTDAI
- a CDS encoding YifB family Mg chelatase-like AAA ATPase yields the protein MSLSIVHSRAQIGVEAPAVTVEVHLANGLPSLTMVGLPEAAVKESKDRVRSAIINSGLQFPARRITLNLAPADLPKDGGRFDLAIALGILSASVQVPTLTLDDVECLGELALSGEVRAVRGVLPAALAARQAGRALVVPWANAEEACLASGLKVLAVHHLLEAVAHFNGHTPIEPYRSNGLLHASKPYPDLSEVQGQAAAKRALLIAAAGAHNLLFSGPPGTGKTLLASRLPGLLPPLTESEALEVAAIQSVASGVPLSHWPQRPFRQPHHSASGPALVGGSSKPQPGEITLAHHGVLFLDELPEFDRKVLEVLREPLESGYIVISRARDRVRFPARFQLVAAMNPCPCGYLGEPSGRCSCTTEMVQRYRHKLSGPLLDRIDLHLTVARETTALNPATQPGDNSARAAERVAMAREVQQQRQGCANAFLDLPGLRRHCQLSTVDERWLESACERLTLSLRAAHRLLKVSRTLADLEQAQGISREHLAEALHYRPANQ
- a CDS encoding ammonium transporter, with amino-acid sequence MTLRKFAGLGALLSLVMPSLAMAADEVAAPVLNSGDTAWMLTATALVLFMTIPGLALFYGGMVRSKNILSVMMQCFAITGLISILWVIYGYSIAFDTAGMEQGVVNFNSFFGGMGKAFLAGVTPASLTGPAALFPEAVFITFQMTFAIITPALIVGAFAERMKFSAMLIFMGVWFTLVYAPIAHMVWSGPGGLMWDWGVLDFAGGTVVHINAGIAGLVACLVLGKRKGFPTTPMAPHNLGYTLMGAAMLWIGWFGFNAGSAAAANGTAGMAMLVTQIATAAAALGWMLAEWLTHGKPSALGIASGVVAGLVAITPAAGTVGPMGALVIGLSAGVVCFFCATTLKRKMGYDDSLDAFGVHGIGGILGAILTGVFAAPSLGGFGTVTDIAAQVWIQCKGVGFTVIYTAIVTYVILKVLDAVMGLRVTEEEEAVGLDLAQHNERGYNL
- a CDS encoding accessory factor UbiK family protein yields the protein MLAPKDLLDALSGHASRLFSGDTPLPKSEIESQFKALLQSGFSKLDLVSREEFDSQMIVLARTRARLESLEAKVAELEARLNPPAE